In Primulina huaijiensis isolate GDHJ02 chromosome 16, ASM1229523v2, whole genome shotgun sequence, a single genomic region encodes these proteins:
- the LOC140960720 gene encoding uncharacterized protein isoform X1, with protein MQSHNNIMKINQNYNTTIESTHKINKKITSNYTNIHHSRSHGTTTQACAACKYQRRKCASDCILAPYFPHDRQRQFLNAHRLFGVSNIVKIVRHLEPLAKDQAMRTIIFQSDARGADPVGGCYRIIRDLEHRINMANAELEIVLHHLALCRAAAAQQDPLVQVAGQPVDTGDCIINGDPLAGYDEKWRGDDQYVAEEEVAPTAMEDFSSSWGFMHAHANGESTSSSFSYNQDHDHVRKFSMDACNVDIKPILDNLSFGEDDDIYHREGLFKFNSDGTIIPSSSSNGVLAEEKANFKEEDLGCYISVKDHQDLKAAATFFTLSNYDS; from the exons ATGCAATCTCATAACAACATCATGAAAATTAATCAAAACTACAACACAACAATCGAATCTACCCACAAAATCAACAAGAAGATCACAAGCAATTACACGAATATCCACCACTCGAGAAGCCACGGCACCACCACCCAAGCCTGCGCCGCCTGCAAATACCAGCGTCGGAAGTGTGCCTCCGACTGCATTTTGGCACCTTATTTCCCACACGATCGCCAACGGCAGTTCTTGAACGCACACCGTCTTTTCGGCGTCAGCAACATTGTAAAGATCGTCCGCCACCTCGAACCGCTGGCGAAAGACCAGGCCATGCGGACGATTATCTTCCAATCCGATGCACGTGGCGCTGACCCTGTGGGCGGGTGCTACCGCATAATAAGAGACCTGGAGCATCGGATAAACATGGCAAACGCAGAGCTTGAGATTGTCCTCCACCACCTCGCCCTTTGCCGCGCAGCTGCAGCGCAACAGGATCCGCTGGTGCAGGTGGCAGGGCAACCAGTGGATACCGGAGATTGTATCATCAATGGGGACCCTTTGGCGGGTTATGATGAGAAATGGAGGGGGGATGATCAGTACGTTGCGGAGGAGGAGGTGGCGCCGACTGCGATGGAGGATTTTAGTTCTTCATGGGGTTTCATGCATGCACATGCCAATGGAGAATCTACATCTTCTTCATTTTCTTATAATCAAGATCATGATCATGTGAGAAAGTTTTCCATGGATGCATGCAATGTTGATATAAAACCAATTCTTGATAATTTGTCCTTTGGCGAGGATGATGATATCTATCACAGAGAAGGGCTGTTTAAATTTAATTCCGATGGAACCATTATACCAag cagcagcagcaatgGAGTCTTGGCAGAAGAGAAAGCCAACTTCAAAGAAGAGGATTTGGGGTGCTATATATCTGTTAAAGATCATCAGGATTTAAAGGCTGCTGCAACTTTTTTCACACTTTCAAATTACGATAgttaa
- the LOC140960720 gene encoding uncharacterized protein isoform X2, producing MQSHNNIMKINQNYNTTIESTHKINKKITSNYTNIHHSRSHGTTTQACAACKYQRRKCASDCILAPYFPHDRQRQFLNAHRLFGVSNIVKIVRHLEPLAKDQAMRTIIFQSDARGADPVGGCYRIIRDLEHRINMANAELEIVLHHLALCRAAAAQQDPLVQVAGQPVDTGDCIINGDPLAGYDEKWRGDDQYVAEEEVAPTAMEDFSSSWGFMHAHANGESTSSSFSYNQDHDHVRKFSMDACNVDIKPILDNLSFGEDDDIYHREGLFKFNSDGTIIPSSSNGVLAEEKANFKEEDLGCYISVKDHQDLKAAATFFTLSNYDS from the exons ATGCAATCTCATAACAACATCATGAAAATTAATCAAAACTACAACACAACAATCGAATCTACCCACAAAATCAACAAGAAGATCACAAGCAATTACACGAATATCCACCACTCGAGAAGCCACGGCACCACCACCCAAGCCTGCGCCGCCTGCAAATACCAGCGTCGGAAGTGTGCCTCCGACTGCATTTTGGCACCTTATTTCCCACACGATCGCCAACGGCAGTTCTTGAACGCACACCGTCTTTTCGGCGTCAGCAACATTGTAAAGATCGTCCGCCACCTCGAACCGCTGGCGAAAGACCAGGCCATGCGGACGATTATCTTCCAATCCGATGCACGTGGCGCTGACCCTGTGGGCGGGTGCTACCGCATAATAAGAGACCTGGAGCATCGGATAAACATGGCAAACGCAGAGCTTGAGATTGTCCTCCACCACCTCGCCCTTTGCCGCGCAGCTGCAGCGCAACAGGATCCGCTGGTGCAGGTGGCAGGGCAACCAGTGGATACCGGAGATTGTATCATCAATGGGGACCCTTTGGCGGGTTATGATGAGAAATGGAGGGGGGATGATCAGTACGTTGCGGAGGAGGAGGTGGCGCCGACTGCGATGGAGGATTTTAGTTCTTCATGGGGTTTCATGCATGCACATGCCAATGGAGAATCTACATCTTCTTCATTTTCTTATAATCAAGATCATGATCATGTGAGAAAGTTTTCCATGGATGCATGCAATGTTGATATAAAACCAATTCTTGATAATTTGTCCTTTGGCGAGGATGATGATATCTATCACAGAGAAGGGCTGTTTAAATTTAATTCCGATGGAACCATTATACCAag cagcagcaatgGAGTCTTGGCAGAAGAGAAAGCCAACTTCAAAGAAGAGGATTTGGGGTGCTATATATCTGTTAAAGATCATCAGGATTTAAAGGCTGCTGCAACTTTTTTCACACTTTCAAATTACGATAgttaa